One Pseudomonas rhizophila DNA window includes the following coding sequences:
- a CDS encoding NAD(P)/FAD-dependent oxidoreductase, with amino-acid sequence MGYDVIITGGSYAGMSAGLQLARARRKVLVIDGGQRRNRFAATSHGFLGQDGRAPADIAEDARAQLMAYPTVEWVSDTVVQARKEEGGFTLETARGQHFQAQRLLLATGVVDDLPAVQGLAERWGKSVFHCPYCHGYELDQGPIGVLATSPMSLHHALMLPDWGPTTFFTNGVFEPDPEQRASLELRGVTLVAEPVERIEGERANVVLEGGRVVVIDGLFVLPRTRVGSSLAASLGCEFEDGPLGAFIHTDMTRETSVPGLFACGDAAMPFGSVALSVGDGVRAGSGVHRSLIFGTH; translated from the coding sequence ATGGGCTACGACGTCATCATTACAGGCGGCAGCTATGCGGGTATGTCGGCAGGACTTCAACTGGCACGGGCCCGGCGAAAGGTGCTGGTGATCGATGGGGGGCAACGCCGTAACCGGTTCGCCGCGACTTCCCACGGGTTTCTTGGCCAGGATGGCCGCGCACCCGCTGACATCGCCGAGGATGCCCGCGCCCAGCTCATGGCTTATCCGACGGTAGAGTGGGTGTCGGACACCGTGGTCCAGGCGCGCAAGGAGGAGGGCGGCTTCACCCTGGAAACCGCCCGAGGGCAACATTTCCAAGCCCAACGCCTGCTGCTGGCCACCGGAGTGGTCGATGATTTGCCGGCGGTGCAAGGCCTGGCTGAGCGCTGGGGCAAAAGCGTTTTCCACTGTCCTTACTGCCACGGCTATGAGTTGGACCAAGGGCCGATAGGCGTGCTGGCGACGTCGCCAATGTCGCTGCACCACGCCTTGATGCTTCCCGACTGGGGGCCGACGACGTTCTTCACCAATGGCGTATTCGAGCCCGACCCGGAGCAGCGGGCCAGCCTGGAACTACGTGGGGTGACGCTGGTAGCCGAACCGGTCGAACGCATTGAAGGCGAACGGGCGAATGTGGTCCTGGAAGGGGGGCGCGTGGTTGTCATTGATGGTCTGTTCGTCTTGCCCCGCACCCGCGTGGGCAGTTCGTTGGCTGCGTCTCTGGGGTGTGAGTTCGAGGACGGCCCGCTCGGTGCCTTCATCCACACTGACATGACCCGCGAAACCAGCGTGCCGGGATTGTTTGCCTGTGGTGATGCGGCCATGCCGTTCGGCTCGGTGGCACTGTCGGTGGGCGATGGTGTGCGGGCGGGGTCGGGCGTGCACCGATCGTTGATCTTCGGCACACACTGA
- a CDS encoding amidase codes for MGMQDIHHLMDNEDASALAEWVRRGEIRPGELLEAAIERLERVEPQLNAVAERLYDSAREAADTPEVGQGLLAGVPTLIKDLFSPVAGAAMTNGSRSLGDFRADFESEVVTRLRRAGCQVMGTSTSPEFGTSYSTESSRFGATRNPWSTRHSAGGSSGGAAALVAARVVPFAHGNDGGGSLRVPASCCGVFGFKPSRGLLPSGPMIGEGWAGMGTPHAITLSVRDSAALLDATAGMDLGAPYAAPVQTLPYVTALQRDPQPLRIALVEQLGPWPTSPQSLQAVGEAARLCESLGHRVEPVNLPVVLPEFLDQVFTIIGASTRHYVDLLGQMRGFAVQAEELEVRTRIILRDKGNVNGAQYAAAVEWIHTLGRQLATFMHDYDLILTPVLTREPVQIGELDVEDVCMSLDQLLERYHSYSPFTALFNASGQPAMSVPLSWSSNGLPMGAHFAGRFGEESTLLALAAQLERAQPWRDRVPEVNACRR; via the coding sequence ATGGGCATGCAAGACATCCACCACTTGATGGACAACGAAGACGCCAGCGCACTGGCCGAGTGGGTCAGGCGCGGCGAGATCCGCCCCGGCGAACTGCTGGAGGCGGCCATCGAACGTCTTGAACGGGTCGAACCGCAGCTCAACGCGGTGGCCGAGCGGTTATACGATTCGGCGCGGGAAGCGGCCGACACGCCTGAGGTCGGGCAAGGTCTGTTGGCGGGCGTGCCGACGTTGATCAAGGACCTGTTTTCGCCCGTTGCGGGGGCGGCAATGACTAACGGTTCACGCTCATTGGGCGATTTTCGCGCGGATTTCGAATCCGAAGTCGTCACCCGCTTGCGCCGTGCGGGCTGTCAGGTAATGGGCACCAGCACTTCACCGGAGTTTGGCACGTCGTACTCCACCGAATCTTCACGGTTTGGCGCCACCCGAAACCCTTGGAGCACCCGGCATAGCGCCGGTGGTTCCAGCGGTGGCGCAGCAGCGCTGGTGGCGGCCCGGGTCGTGCCGTTCGCCCACGGCAACGATGGCGGCGGGTCGTTGCGGGTGCCGGCCTCTTGCTGTGGCGTCTTCGGGTTCAAGCCAAGCCGCGGCCTGCTGCCGTCCGGGCCGATGATCGGCGAGGGGTGGGCGGGGATGGGCACGCCCCATGCGATCACCTTGTCGGTGCGCGACAGCGCCGCGCTGTTGGACGCCACCGCCGGAATGGACCTGGGAGCGCCCTATGCCGCGCCGGTCCAGACGTTGCCCTATGTGACGGCGTTGCAGCGCGACCCGCAACCGTTGCGCATTGCCCTGGTGGAGCAACTCGGTCCCTGGCCGACATCGCCACAGAGCCTGCAGGCCGTAGGCGAGGCGGCGCGGTTGTGTGAGTCCCTCGGCCACCGTGTCGAACCGGTAAACCTGCCGGTGGTATTGCCGGAGTTTCTCGATCAGGTCTTCACCATCATCGGCGCAAGCACTCGCCATTACGTTGACCTGCTGGGCCAGATGCGCGGGTTCGCGGTACAGGCCGAGGAGCTGGAGGTGCGCACCCGGATCATCCTGCGGGACAAGGGCAACGTCAACGGCGCTCAGTACGCGGCTGCAGTGGAGTGGATTCATACCCTGGGTCGACAACTGGCGACGTTCATGCACGATTACGACCTGATCCTCACCCCGGTCCTGACCCGTGAACCGGTACAGATTGGCGAGCTGGACGTTGAGGACGTGTGCATGAGCCTCGATCAACTGCTGGAGCGCTACCACAGCTACTCGCCATTCACCGCGCTGTTCAATGCCAGCGGTCAGCCGGCGATGTCCGTGCCGTTGTCCTGGAGCAGCAACGGCCTGCCGATGGGCGCGCACTTCGCCGGTCGCTTTGGCGAAGAAAGCACCCTGCTGGCCCTCGCCGCGCAATTGGAACGCGCCCAGCCGTGGCGTGACCGGGTGCCTGAGGTGAACGCCTGTCGTCGTTGA
- a CDS encoding CitMHS family transporter has translation MITTLGFLMMLVIIGLILLRRISPVVAFTTLPVAACLLAGFNPGQIGEFIKAGLITVAPTAALFLFAILFFGIMRDRGLFDPLVNLLIRSTGGKPLAVALVTVLVTSVVHLDGVGAATFLLTIPALLPLYKRLNMSPAMLLCLVGTTAGVINMVPWGGTTARAAAVSGLDATELWLGLLPVQLVGLVCMLLVATVLGSRAQRRRPMSLGAAASVDLDSLSTEGREFGLSPRNLRYWLNVALTGAILACLFTGIFPLYACFMVGLGIALPLNFPSLDAQAERLKAHASDALQMVLVMMAAAVLLGVLSGAKMSDGMALALIDFLPGGSAQYLHVIVGFFGVPLGMIFSPDAYYFALLPVIRDVAAAAGVPLEAVARAMLIGENTGFSISPVVPSVYLALALSGVELRKHMAYTFFWAWGVSLVMLAFAVATGAVQV, from the coding sequence ATGATTACAACGTTGGGTTTTTTGATGATGCTGGTCATCATCGGGCTGATATTGCTGCGCAGGATCAGCCCCGTCGTCGCCTTCACCACCCTCCCCGTCGCCGCTTGCCTGCTGGCCGGTTTCAACCCCGGACAGATCGGCGAGTTCATCAAGGCCGGGCTGATCACCGTGGCGCCCACCGCCGCGCTGTTTCTGTTTGCCATTCTGTTCTTCGGGATCATGCGTGATCGCGGGCTGTTCGACCCGCTGGTCAACCTGCTGATCCGCAGTACCGGTGGCAAGCCGCTGGCTGTGGCGCTGGTCACGGTGCTGGTGACGTCAGTGGTGCATCTGGACGGGGTGGGCGCCGCGACATTTTTGCTGACCATTCCGGCGCTGTTGCCGTTGTACAAGCGTCTGAACATGAGCCCGGCCATGCTGTTGTGCCTGGTGGGCACCACCGCCGGGGTCATCAACATGGTGCCTTGGGGTGGCACCACCGCTCGGGCTGCCGCAGTTTCCGGGCTGGACGCCACGGAGCTTTGGCTAGGTTTACTGCCGGTGCAGTTGGTGGGGCTGGTCTGCATGTTGCTGGTGGCCACCGTGCTGGGCTCGCGAGCCCAGCGTCGCCGGCCAATGTCACTGGGAGCGGCCGCCAGCGTCGATCTGGACAGTCTGTCCACCGAAGGTCGCGAGTTCGGCCTCTCGCCCCGCAACCTGCGGTACTGGCTGAACGTGGCCCTGACCGGCGCGATCCTGGCTTGCCTGTTCACCGGTATCTTTCCGCTCTATGCCTGTTTCATGGTGGGATTGGGCATTGCCCTGCCGCTGAACTTCCCTTCCCTGGATGCCCAGGCCGAACGTCTCAAGGCCCACGCATCCGATGCCCTGCAAATGGTGCTGGTGATGATGGCCGCCGCCGTGTTGCTGGGGGTGCTGTCCGGGGCAAAAATGTCCGACGGCATGGCCTTGGCGCTGATCGACTTTCTGCCTGGCGGATCCGCTCAGTACCTGCATGTGATCGTCGGATTCTTTGGCGTTCCCCTGGGGATGATCTTTTCGCCGGACGCCTACTACTTTGCCCTGTTGCCGGTGATCAGGGATGTGGCCGCCGCCGCGGGCGTTCCCCTGGAAGCGGTGGCCCGGGCCATGCTGATCGGTGAAAACACCGGTTTCTCCATCAGCCCGGTGGTGCCCAGCGTGTACCTGGCCCTGGCGTTGTCCGGCGTCGAGTTGCGCAAACACATGGCCTACACCTTTTTCTGGGCCTGGGGCGTCAGCCTGGTGATGCTCGCCTTCGCCGTGGCGACCGGGGCGGTACAGGTTTAG
- a CDS encoding Rrf2 family transcriptional regulator encodes MRNDTRLSRMLHVLIHMDRHQQSATSDTIAQMLGTNPVVVRRTMALLKEQGYVTSEKGHRGGWTLSKSLAEMTLLDIHQALGSTSIFAIGLSTDHPQCLVEQAVNAALTDAFDEAQALLLKRLGSITLAQLAEDFDQRFREGHS; translated from the coding sequence ATGAGAAACGACACGCGCCTGTCCCGCATGCTTCATGTACTCATCCACATGGACCGTCACCAGCAATCCGCCACCTCCGACACCATCGCGCAGATGCTCGGCACCAACCCAGTGGTGGTGCGCCGGACCATGGCGCTGCTCAAGGAACAGGGCTATGTCACGTCAGAGAAAGGCCATCGCGGCGGCTGGACGTTGAGCAAATCCCTGGCAGAGATGACCCTGCTCGACATCCATCAGGCCTTGGGTAGCACGTCGATTTTTGCCATCGGCCTGTCCACCGATCACCCGCAGTGCCTGGTGGAACAAGCGGTGAATGCGGCGCTGACGGATGCGTTCGATGAGGCTCAGGCGTTGCTGCTCAAGCGTTTGGGCAGCATCACCCTGGCGCAGTTGGCGGAGGATTTTGATCAGCGTTTTCGGGAGGGGCACAGCTGA
- a CDS encoding MFS transporter: MNQSSSVSTAAAPSRQATGRREGLVLMLGSSLTIMGSVMVAPILPRLGAEFGPMEPRANLLVPLAITGPALTIALCAPLAGWLADRVGRKALLVIATLLYAVLGALPAMLDNLPAIVGTRLLFGCAEAAVMTCCAALIADYWHGEERLRYVNRQVVTIGLVGALFFVVGGALGEHSWRSPFLLYLLPLLLVPAMMKVLWEPSMAKRPRAEQQADESGPAKVAVRSLVIGYLMILGGMVLTFIVPIQAPTLLVSLGITSSTLIGMAAGLSLLATLGGSLMWPLLRRRFGIAGCNALLLSLIGLGLWLLMRAQSYNAVLVAVFIQGLGSGLLVPNVMAPVMNALTASTRGRGLGGFTSFLYIGQFVSPLVVASVGAFASDLRQSIQWLAVASFAAALLWIAVGLRTRGHGQATTLGSRQSS, encoded by the coding sequence ATGAACCAATCAAGTTCCGTTTCAACGGCCGCAGCCCCGTCACGCCAGGCCACGGGTCGGCGTGAAGGGCTGGTGCTGATGCTCGGCAGCAGCCTGACCATCATGGGCTCGGTGATGGTCGCCCCCATCTTGCCCCGTTTGGGCGCCGAATTCGGTCCCATGGAGCCGCGGGCCAATCTGCTGGTGCCGCTGGCGATCACCGGGCCGGCCCTGACGATTGCCCTGTGCGCGCCGTTGGCCGGTTGGCTGGCGGACCGGGTCGGGCGCAAGGCGCTGCTGGTGATTGCCACGTTGCTCTACGCAGTGCTCGGCGCGCTGCCGGCGATGCTCGATAACCTGCCGGCGATTGTCGGCACCCGGCTGCTGTTCGGCTGCGCCGAGGCGGCGGTGATGACCTGTTGCGCGGCCCTCATCGCTGACTACTGGCACGGCGAAGAGCGCTTGCGCTACGTCAATCGGCAAGTGGTGACCATCGGCCTGGTGGGGGCGCTGTTTTTTGTGGTGGGCGGGGCGCTCGGGGAGCATTCGTGGCGCTCGCCGTTCCTTTTGTACCTGCTGCCATTGTTGCTGGTGCCCGCCATGATGAAGGTGCTGTGGGAGCCGTCGATGGCCAAGCGACCAAGGGCCGAGCAGCAAGCGGACGAATCGGGTCCGGCCAAGGTCGCGGTACGGTCGCTGGTGATCGGTTACCTGATGATTCTGGGCGGCATGGTGCTGACCTTCATCGTGCCGATCCAGGCGCCTACGCTGTTGGTCAGCCTGGGCATCACCTCCAGCACGCTGATCGGCATGGCGGCAGGCTTGAGCCTGCTGGCGACCCTGGGCGGTTCGTTGATGTGGCCCTTGCTGCGCCGTCGCTTCGGGATCGCCGGTTGCAACGCGCTGTTGCTGAGTCTGATAGGGCTTGGGCTCTGGCTGCTGATGCGCGCCCAGAGCTACAACGCCGTGCTGGTGGCGGTCTTCATTCAGGGCCTGGGTTCCGGATTGCTGGTGCCCAACGTGATGGCTCCCGTGATGAATGCCTTGACTGCCAGCACCCGCGGCCGTGGCCTGGGTGGGTTCACCTCGTTTCTGTATATCGGCCAGTTCGTCAGTCCGCTGGTGGTGGCCTCTGTGGGCGCCTTCGCCAGCGATCTGCGCCAGTCGATCCAATGGCTGGCAGTCGCCAGTTTTGCCGCCGCGCTGCTGTGGATCGCTGTCGGTCTGCGTACGCGAGGCCATGGTCAGGCGACCACTCTCGGCTCCCGTCAATCGTCATGA